A genome region from Camarhynchus parvulus chromosome 15, STF_HiC, whole genome shotgun sequence includes the following:
- the LOC115909613 gene encoding pleckstrin homology domain-containing family A member 4-like, with protein MAESADPARRDPGPAGPRTQPCRPVPRVHAFGKGEQALRRDPRTPPAMQGWLHKQDSSGLRLWKRRWFVLVDLCLYYYRDSSEQQVRGGLPLPGYEIRVLPAAPRGPRAPQFLFTAEHAGMRTYCLGTESAEELRAWVCALRRGASALPGSARSLSQRALQEPRGADPPSPPLPTHCPGEGLGDPPVSPPGCPPAPPLPHSEVPQAQEEPLARGCPSKTGDTPGGPRGHPENAPAERSPRKPRPPGAAPEPPPERDIGTNQPPASPTASSDWLPSAAGPTGTAPAPASNEASRRRREGPGGRGRAREGVAGRPIRITLLQASF; from the exons ATGGCAGAAAGCGCCGACCCCGCCCGCCGGGACCCCGGCCCCGCTGGTCCCCGCACCCAG ccctgccggCCCGTGCCGAGGGTCCACGCCTTTGGAAAGGGGGAGCAGGCGCTGCGGAGGGACCCCCGCACCCCCCCCGCcatgcagggctggctgcacaagcag gaCAGCTCGGGGCTGCGGCTCTGGAAGCGCCGCTGGTTTGTGCTGGTGGATCTGTGCCTCTACTACTACCGGG ACAGCAGCGAGCAGCAGGTGCGGGGCGGCCTCCCCCTGCCGGGCTACGAGATCCGCGTcctgcccgccgccccccgcggcccccgcgCCCCCCAGTTCCTGTTCACG GCTGAACACGCCGGGATGCGAACGTACTGCCTGGGCACCGAGAGCGCCGAGGAGCTGCGCGCCTGGGTCTGCGCCCTGCGCCGGGGGGCATCGGCCCTGCCCGG CTCGGCCCGCTCGCTCTCCCAGCGGGCGCTCCAGGAACCGCGGGGCGCGGATCCTCCCTCGCCCCCATTGCCCACGCACTGCCCGGGGGAGGGGCTCGGGGACCCACCCGTGTCCCCTCCGGGCTGCCCCCCAGCGCCTCCACTGCCCCACAGCGAG GTGCCCCAAGCCCAGGAGGAGCCCCTGGCGCGGGGATGTCCCTCCAAGACCGGGGACACGCCGGGGGGGCCGCGGGGACACCCCGAGAACGCGCCCGCAG AGCGGAGCCCGAGGAAGCCCCGCCCCCCTGGGGCAGCACCTGAGCCCCCGCCGGAGCGAGACATCGGGACCAATCAGCCACCGGCCTCTCCAACCGCCTCTTCTGATTGGTTGCCGAGCGCCGCCGGCCCCACGGGCACCGCCCCCGCTCCGGCATCCAATGAGGCGTCGCGACGGCggcgggaggggccgggggggcgtGGCCGGGCGCGCGAAGGTGTGGCCGGGCGGCCAATCAGGATCACGCTGCTGCAGGCCAGCTTCTGA
- the NIPSNAP1 gene encoding LOW QUALITY PROTEIN: protein NipSnap homolog 1 (The sequence of the model RefSeq protein was modified relative to this genomic sequence to represent the inferred CDS: inserted 1 base in 1 codon), translating to MWRAAGSAPCSCTRWIPARTHIPXLLSKKETSNLYKIQFHNVKPECLEAYNKLTEEVLPKLHSDPDYPCDLVGNWNTWYGEQDQAVHLWRFSGGYPALMDCMNKLRQNKEYLEFRKERSRMLLSRRNQLLLEFSFWNEPQPRQGPNIYELRTYKLKPGTMIEWGNNWARAIKYRQENQEAVGGFFSQIGELYVVHHLWAYRDLQSREETRNAAWRKRGWDENVYYTVPLIRTMESRIMIPLKISPLQ from the exons ATGTGGAGGGCAGCTGGTTCCGCTCCCTGTTCGTGCACAAGGTGGATCCCCGCAAGGACGCACATTC ACCTCCTCTCCAAGAAGGAGACCAGCAACCTCTACAAGATCCAGT ttcACAACGTGAAGCCGGAGTGCCTGGAAGCCTACAACAAGCTGAC AGAGGAGGTGCTGCCCAAGCTCCATTCGGACCCCGACTACCCCTGTGACCTGGTGGGCAACTGGAACACGTGGTATGGCGAGCAGGACCAGGCAG TGCACCTGTGGCGCTTCTCGGGCGGGTACCCGGCGCTCATGGACTGCATGAACAAGCTCAGGCAGAACAAG gagtACCTGGAGTTCCGCAAGGAGAGGAGCCGGATGCTGCTGTCCCGCAGGaaccagctgctcctggagttCAGCTTCTGGAACGAGCCCCAGCCCCGCCAGGGACCCAACATCTACGAGCTCAGGACCTACAAGCTGAAG CCAGGCACCATGATCGAGTGGGGCAACAACTG ggctcggGCCATCAAGTACCGCCAGGAGAACCAGGAGGCAGTCGGGGGCTTCTTCTCCCAGATCGGGGAGCTCTACGTGGTGCACCACCTCTGGG CCTACAGGGATCTGCAGTCCCGGGAGGAGACCAGGAATGCGGCCTGGAggaagaggggctgggatgAGAACGTTTATTACACCG TGCCGCTGATCCGGACCATGGAATCCCGGATAATGATTCCCCTGAAGATCTCCCCCCTGCAGTGA